The Pygocentrus nattereri isolate fPygNat1 chromosome 1, fPygNat1.pri, whole genome shotgun sequence genome window below encodes:
- the shank3b gene encoding SH3 and multiple ankyrin repeat domains protein 3 isoform X5 has product MPMSPPADGKHEAPDRPRQQHTPTNGNHGDDSIRASPGTKSASTEPMEDLHGNVVIIRIGIPDLQQTKCLRLDLEAPVWVCKQRVLVTLTQSLTDVLNYGLYLPAFNGRAGKFLDEERLLREYPFPTVTPVPYLEFRYKRRVYTQSHVDDKQLAKLHTKANLKKFMECVQQRNVEKVCRFLEKGLDPNFHDSDSGESPLTLAAQLDSSAELIKVLRSGGAHLDFRTRDGITALHKAVQTHNHVALTTLLDLGASPDYKDSRGLTPLYHSAMVGGDPYCCELLLYDHAQLGYSDENGWQEIHQACRHGNVQHLEHLLFYGAEMSAQNASGNTALHLCALYNQDSCARVLLFRGANKEIKNYNNQTAFQVAIIAGNFDLAEIIKIHKTSDVDCLSVAVPFRESPSYSSRRRGVCVSPRRSLMRSASDNALDESLPAPSPAPSLHSLPPLEPDDTTPAQRSPQGVHTHTRSLRRQTRGHLSPGSPVQRDPSPPAVSRGPKRRLYSAVPGRTFIAVSSHTPQGEGEITLNRGERVKVLSIGEGGFWEGSVKGRTGWFPAHCVEEVQLRQYDPRLETREDRTKRLFRHYTVGSYDNYTSYSDYVIEEKSATLQKRDSEGFGFVLRGAKAETPIEEFTPTPAFPALQYLESVDLDGVAWRAGLRTGDFLIEVNGVSVVKVGHRQVVSLIRQGGSRLLMKVVSVTRKPDTGDVVRKKAPPPPKRDPSTSLTLRSKSMTAELEEMASRRRRGEKLDEMLSSPKEPVVVMRQRPSEVDSRAATVKQRPTSRRITQAEISNLFERQGFPVPAGVSLAVDKSHMQLPRGMSRTKSFGAPEDERISALIGEHRFPRSSSMTDSFRQDSIPPPPQTAPPPPPTPYFLDSGPPPSFLPPPPPTRTANQTRSSFRPGAEPKLHGPVTTDRQRKARSMIILQDTAHLPVEPAPIPRPATPTSGAAPPERGRRRGQPVENPYANVGRLSAVYTPAKPQRRKSPLVKQGQVEEGAQTARDPSPLGGARIPHSSRAEQFQQQVLSERARITPPGARRRPSVFLSVEGGATEPQTTPLLSQSHSVDELAELPPPAPMLSPGPPPGGSTFIHPLTGRPLDPSSPLALALAARERALSGRTTPTPTPTPSPSPTQGRAVERPETEGGVTPPAALEASSSDTWREEPVSITTDTASQVTSGSPGSGRSLEETLVPPTVQIVQPALMDTEHSQPAVPPSMPSPAPTLSNLAGRSMTMSSEEEAEPYTVTLPPALLSSSDEETREELRKIGIVPPPQPFANGLLIKETPKATLSISPGASRPSIAKTSSGKASDSTADSGVEDPHMETTSTVSTVSSMSTLSSESTDSAHASKPRCGVGRGRPAHLRDPLLKQSSDSELLPHPPSTGPARPRYLFQRRSKLWGEEPRAQVGIGDDSRPAAMGAELLSKDTHSLGEEPPMGAPLDPGRRSPVGGARCEENGEESKS; this is encoded by the exons ATGCCTATGAGTCCTCCTGCCGACGGCAAACATGAGGCTCCCGATAGGCCGCGGCAACAGCACACCCCTACCAACGGTAACCACGGAGACGACAGCATTCGGGCCTCTCCTGGGACCAAATCCGCCTCCACCGAACCCATGGAGGATCTCCACGGAAACGTCGTCATTATCCGCATTGGAATCCCCGACCTTCAGCAGACG AAATGTCTGCGTTTGGACTTGGAGGCTCCAGTGTGGGTTTGTAAGCAGCGAGTCCTGGTCACTCTGACCCAGAGCCTGACAGATGTGCTGAACTATGGCCTCTACCTCCCAGCCTTCAACGGCCGAGCCGGCAAGTTCCTAGATGAAGAGAGACTGCTCAGAGAGTATCCCTTCCCTACTGTCACGCCTGTACCTTACCtagag ttCCGCTATAAGAGACGTGTTTACACTCAGAGCCATGTGGATGACAAGCAATTAGCCAAACTCCATACTAAG GCCAATCTGAAGAAATTTATGGAGTGTGTTCAGCAGAGGAATGTGGAGAAAGTCTGCAGGTTCCTGGAGAAAGGGCTAGATCCTAACTTCCATGATTCAGATAGTGGAG AATCCCCACTAACCCTGGCGGCCCAGTTAGACTCAAGTGCTGAGCTGATTAAAGTTCTGAGGAGTGGAGGAGCTCACCTGGACTTCAGAACCAGAGATGGCATTACCGCACTGCACAAAGCAGTACAGACGCACAATCACGTAGCTCTAACT ACACTGCTGGATCTTGGTGCGTCTCCAGACTATAAAGACAGTCGTGGGCTGACTCCTCTGTACCACAGTGCCATGGTTGGGGGTGATCCATACTGCTGTGAGCTGCTGCTGTATGATCATGCTCAGCTTGGCTACAGTGATGAGAACGGCTGGCAAGAGATACACCAG GCTTGTCGCCATGGGAACGTGCAGCACCTTGAGCACCTGTTGTTCTATGGAGCAGAGATGAGTGCACAGAATGCCTCAGGAAACACAGCGCtgcacctttgtgctctctACAAccag GACAGCTGTGCCAGAGTGCTGCTGTTCCGAGGAGCAAATAAAGAAATCAAGAACTACAACAACCAGACAGCTTTCCAG GTGGCCATTATTGCAGGGAATTTTGACCTGGCAGAGATCATAAAGATCCATAAAACCTCAGATGTAG attgtCTCTCTGTCGCAGTGCCTTTCAGGGAGAGTCCCTCATACTCGTCACGGCGCCGCGGGGTGTGTGTGTCGCCGCGCCGCTCCCTGATGCGTTCGGCCAGTGACAACGCTCTGGACGAGAGTCTACCTGCGCCCTCACCAGCACCGTCACTGCACAGCCTGCCCCCACTGGAGCCTGATGACACAACGCCTGCACAGCGCAGCCCGCAAggggtgcacacacacacacgcagcctCAGGAGACAGACCCGCGGACACCTCAG CCCTGGCAGTCCGGTGCAGAGGGACCCCAGTCCCCCTGCTGTATCACGAGGGCCAAAGCGGAggctgtacagtgctgtgcctGGCCGTACCTTCATCGCTGTCAGCTCACACACTCCGCAGGGTGAGGGTGAGATCACACTCAACCGCGGGGAGAGGGTCAAAG TGCTGAGCATAGGTGAGGGAGGATTCTGGGAAGGTTCGGTTAAAGGACGAACCGGTTGGTTTCCTGCTCACTGCGTAGAGGAGGTCCAGTTGAGACAGTACGACCCACGTCTAG AGACAAGAGAGGATCGCACCAAAAGGCTTTTCAGGCATTACACTGTTGGCTCCTATGACAACTATACCTCCTACAG TGATTATGTGATAGAAGAGAAAAGTGCCACACTGcagaagagagacagtgaaggaTTTGGCTTTGTTCTACGAGGGGCTAAAG CTGAAACTCCCATTGAAGAGTTCACGCCGACTCCTGCATTCCCTGCCCTGCAATACCTGGAGTCAGTGGACCTGGACGGGGTAGCATGGAGGGCAGGACTACGAACAGGGGATTTCCTCATAGAG GTGAACGGAGTGAGTGTGGTAAAAGTGGGACACAGGCAGGTGGTCTCTCTGATTCGCCAGGGTGGTAGTCGTCTCCTTATGAAAGTGGTGTCAGTCACACGTAAACCTGACACTGGAGATGTTGTCCGCAAGAAAG CTCCTCCACCTCCCAAGAGAGACCCCAGCACAAGCCTCACTTTGCGCTCCAAAAGCATGACCGCAGAGCTGGAAGAGATGG CGTCAAGGAGAAGGAGGGGAG AGAAGTTGGATGAGATGCTGAGCTCACCAAAGGAGCCTGTAGTGGTGATGAGGCAACGGCCCTCAGAGGTAGACTCCAGAGCAGCCACTGTGAAACAGAGACCAACCAGCAGACGCATCACACAAGCTGAGATCAGC AACTTATTTGAGAGGCAAGGTTTTCCAGTACCTGCAGGAGTGTCTCTAGCTGTGGACAAAAGTCACATGCAACTGCCCCGAGGGATGTCCAGAACAAAATCATTTG GTGCACCAGAAGATGAGAGAATATCTGCTTTAATTGGGGAGCATCGATTCCCAAGAAGCTCTTCAATGACTGACAGCTTCCGACAAGATAGTATCCCGCCTCCTCCACAAACCgcccctcctccccctccaACGCCGTACTTTTTAGATTCGGGCCCTCCCCCATCTTTCTTGCCACCTCCACCCCCAACACGCACGGCCAATCAGACCCGCTCGAGCTTCCGGCCTGGGGCAGAACCCAAGCTCCATGGTCCTGTCACAACAGACCGCCAGCGTAAAGCTCGCTCTATGATTATCCTTCAGGACACTGCCCACCTGCCAGTAGAGCCTGCCCCCATTCCCCGGCCAGCAACACCTACCTCTGGGGCTGCTCCTCCTGAGCGTGGTCGTAGGCGTGGCCAGCCTGTGGAGAATCCGTATGCCAATGTGGGCCGCTTGAGTGCAGTATATACCCCTGCAAAGCCTCAACGCAGAAAGAGCCCATTGGTCAAACAAGGCCAAGTGGAGGAGGGTGCCCAGACTGCAAGAGATCCCTCTCCTCTAGGAGGAGCACGAATCCCCCACAGCAGCCGAGCTGAGCAGTTCCAGCAGCAAGTGCTCTCTGAGAGGGCCAGGATCACACCCCCAGGGGCACGTCGCAGGCCCAGTGTGTTCCTCTCTGTGGAGGGGGGTGCCACAGAACCTCAAACCACCCCTTTGCTGTCCCAGTCACATTCGGTGGATGAGCTAGCAGAGCTGCCTCCACCGGCACCCATGCTGTCACCTGGACCACCACCAGGGGGCTCCACCTTTATTCATCCTCTCACAGGACGGCCTCTGGACCCCTCTTCTCCCTTAGCACTTGCACTGGCCGCACGAGAGCGTGCCCTCAGCGGTCGGACCACCCCCACGCCCACGCCCACTCCTTCGCCATCACCCACTCAGGGCAGAGCAGTCGAGAGACCAGAAACAGAAGGAGGTGTCACACCCCCAGCTGCTCTTGAGGCCTCATCTTCTGACACCTGGAGGGAGGAGCCTGTCAGCATTACTACAGATACGGCTAGTCAGGTTACAAGCGGCAGCCCGGGATCTGGGAGAAGTTTGGAGGAGACATTGGTGCCGCCAACTGTGCAGATTGTCCAGCCAGCGCTTATGGATACGGAGCACAGCCAGCCTGCAGTTCCACCTTCCATGCCTTCACCCGCCCCAACCCTCTCAAACCTGGCGGGACGGAGCATGACCATGAGTTCAGAGGAAGAAGCCGAGCCCTACACAGTTACCTTGCCCCCAGCACTGCTGTCATCCAGTGACGAAGAAACCAGAGAGGAGCTCCGCAAGATTGGCATTGTACCTCCACCTCAACCCTTCGCCAATGGCCTtctaataaaggaaacacccaAAGCCACTCTCAGCATTTCTCCAGGGGCGTCACGGCCTTCCATAGCAAAGACGTCTTCTGGCAAAGCAAGCGATTCCACAGCAGACTCTGGCGTTGAGGACCCCCACATGGAGACTACAAGTACTGTTTCTACAGTCTCCAGCATGTCCACTTTGTCCTCGGAGAGCACGGACTCAGCTCATGCCAGCAAGCCACGTTGTGGGGTGGGGCGTGGCCGCCCCGCCCATCTCAGGGACCCACTGCTTAAACAGTCATCAGATAGCGAGCTGCTTCCACACCCGCCGAGCACAGGCCCTGCCCGCCCACGCTACCTGTTCCAAAGACGTTCCAAACTCTGGGGTGAGGAGCCCAGGGCTCAGGTCGGCATAGGTGATGATAGTAGGCCTGCTGCAATGGGGGCAGAGTTACTGAGTAAAGACACACATTCTTTAGGGGAGGAGCCACCAATGGGAGCACCACTTGACCCTGGCCGGAGATCACCCGTGGGCGGCGCCAG ATGTGAGGAGAATGGAGAAGAGAGTAAATCGTAG
- the shank3b gene encoding SH3 and multiple ankyrin repeat domains protein 3 isoform X4: MPMSPPADGKHEAPDRPRQQHTPTNGNHGDDSIRASPGTKSASTEPMEDLHGNVVIIRIGIPDLQQTKCLRLDLEAPVWVCKQRVLVTLTQSLTDVLNYGLYLPAFNGRAGKFLDEERLLREYPFPTVTPVPYLEFRYKRRVYTQSHVDDKQLAKLHTKANLKKFMECVQQRNVEKVCRFLEKGLDPNFHDSDSGESPLTLAAQLDSSAELIKVLRSGGAHLDFRTRDGITALHKAVQTHNHVALTTLLDLGASPDYKDSRGLTPLYHSAMVGGDPYCCELLLYDHAQLGYSDENGWQEIHQACRHGNVQHLEHLLFYGAEMSAQNASGNTALHLCALYNQDSCARVLLFRGANKEIKNYNNQTAFQVAIIAGNFDLAEIIKIHKTSDVDCLSVAVPFRESPSYSSRRRGVCVSPRRSLMRSASDNALDESLPAPSPAPSLHSLPPLEPDDTTPAQRSPQGVHTHTRSLRRQTRGHLSPGSPVQRDPSPPAVSRGPKRRLYSAVPGRTFIAVSSHTPQGEGEITLNRGERVKVLSIGEGGFWEGSVKGRTGWFPAHCVEEVQLRQYDPRLETREDRTKRLFRHYTVGSYDNYTSYSDYVIEEKSATLQKRDSEGFGFVLRGAKAETPIEEFTPTPAFPALQYLESVDLDGVAWRAGLRTGDFLIEVNGVSVVKVGHRQVVSLIRQGGSRLLMKVVSVTRKPDTGDVVRKKAPPPPKRDPSTSLTLRSKSMTAELEEMASRRRRGEKLDEMLSSPKEPVVVMRQRPSEVDSRAATVKQRPTSRRITQAEISNLFERQGFPVPAGVSLAVDKSHMQLPRGMSRTKSFGAPEDERISALIGEHRFPRSSSMTDSFRQDSIPPPPQTAPPPPPTPYFLDSGPPPSFLPPPPPTRTANQTRSSFRPGAEPKLHGPVTTDRQRKARSMIILQDTAHLPVEPAPIPRPATPTSGAAPPERGRRRGQPVENPYANVGRLSAVYTPAKPQRRKSPLVKQGQVEEGAQTARDPSPLGGARIPHSSRAEQFQQQVLSERARITPPGARRRPSVFLSVEGGATEPQTTPLLSQSHSVDELAELPPPAPMLSPGPPPGGSTFIHPLTGRPLDPSSPLALALAARERALSGRTTPTPTPTPSPSPTQGRAVERPETEGGVTPPAALEASSSDTWREEPVSITTDTASQVTSGSPGSGRSLEETLVPPTVQIVQPALMDTEHSQPAVPPSMPSPAPTLSNLAGRSMTMSSEEEAEPYTVTLPPALLSSSDEETREELRKIGIVPPPQPFANGLLIKETPKATLSISPGASRPSIAKTSSGKASDSTADSGVEDPHMETTSTVSTVSSMSTLSSESTDSAHASKPRCGVGRGRPAHLRDPLLKQSSDSELLPHPPSTGPARPRYLFQRRSKLWGEEPRAQVGIGDDSRPAAMGAELLSKDTHSLGEEPPMGAPLDPGRRSPVGGARLFSSLGELHTISQRNYGTTFTIRPGSRYPVTRRTPSPGATPERSEPLGPVRTFGPHHHHHHHTILKSSSLSLPQEPKEVRFVMRSASARARSRSPSPSPCASPCPSPVLGAPLLALRPFRQRPLALWSKYDVGEWLESVGLGEHRARFLEHEIEGAHLPALTKDDLAELGVTRVGHRMNIERALKQLLESSGA; this comes from the exons ATGCCTATGAGTCCTCCTGCCGACGGCAAACATGAGGCTCCCGATAGGCCGCGGCAACAGCACACCCCTACCAACGGTAACCACGGAGACGACAGCATTCGGGCCTCTCCTGGGACCAAATCCGCCTCCACCGAACCCATGGAGGATCTCCACGGAAACGTCGTCATTATCCGCATTGGAATCCCCGACCTTCAGCAGACG AAATGTCTGCGTTTGGACTTGGAGGCTCCAGTGTGGGTTTGTAAGCAGCGAGTCCTGGTCACTCTGACCCAGAGCCTGACAGATGTGCTGAACTATGGCCTCTACCTCCCAGCCTTCAACGGCCGAGCCGGCAAGTTCCTAGATGAAGAGAGACTGCTCAGAGAGTATCCCTTCCCTACTGTCACGCCTGTACCTTACCtagag ttCCGCTATAAGAGACGTGTTTACACTCAGAGCCATGTGGATGACAAGCAATTAGCCAAACTCCATACTAAG GCCAATCTGAAGAAATTTATGGAGTGTGTTCAGCAGAGGAATGTGGAGAAAGTCTGCAGGTTCCTGGAGAAAGGGCTAGATCCTAACTTCCATGATTCAGATAGTGGAG AATCCCCACTAACCCTGGCGGCCCAGTTAGACTCAAGTGCTGAGCTGATTAAAGTTCTGAGGAGTGGAGGAGCTCACCTGGACTTCAGAACCAGAGATGGCATTACCGCACTGCACAAAGCAGTACAGACGCACAATCACGTAGCTCTAACT ACACTGCTGGATCTTGGTGCGTCTCCAGACTATAAAGACAGTCGTGGGCTGACTCCTCTGTACCACAGTGCCATGGTTGGGGGTGATCCATACTGCTGTGAGCTGCTGCTGTATGATCATGCTCAGCTTGGCTACAGTGATGAGAACGGCTGGCAAGAGATACACCAG GCTTGTCGCCATGGGAACGTGCAGCACCTTGAGCACCTGTTGTTCTATGGAGCAGAGATGAGTGCACAGAATGCCTCAGGAAACACAGCGCtgcacctttgtgctctctACAAccag GACAGCTGTGCCAGAGTGCTGCTGTTCCGAGGAGCAAATAAAGAAATCAAGAACTACAACAACCAGACAGCTTTCCAG GTGGCCATTATTGCAGGGAATTTTGACCTGGCAGAGATCATAAAGATCCATAAAACCTCAGATGTAG attgtCTCTCTGTCGCAGTGCCTTTCAGGGAGAGTCCCTCATACTCGTCACGGCGCCGCGGGGTGTGTGTGTCGCCGCGCCGCTCCCTGATGCGTTCGGCCAGTGACAACGCTCTGGACGAGAGTCTACCTGCGCCCTCACCAGCACCGTCACTGCACAGCCTGCCCCCACTGGAGCCTGATGACACAACGCCTGCACAGCGCAGCCCGCAAggggtgcacacacacacacgcagcctCAGGAGACAGACCCGCGGACACCTCAG CCCTGGCAGTCCGGTGCAGAGGGACCCCAGTCCCCCTGCTGTATCACGAGGGCCAAAGCGGAggctgtacagtgctgtgcctGGCCGTACCTTCATCGCTGTCAGCTCACACACTCCGCAGGGTGAGGGTGAGATCACACTCAACCGCGGGGAGAGGGTCAAAG TGCTGAGCATAGGTGAGGGAGGATTCTGGGAAGGTTCGGTTAAAGGACGAACCGGTTGGTTTCCTGCTCACTGCGTAGAGGAGGTCCAGTTGAGACAGTACGACCCACGTCTAG AGACAAGAGAGGATCGCACCAAAAGGCTTTTCAGGCATTACACTGTTGGCTCCTATGACAACTATACCTCCTACAG TGATTATGTGATAGAAGAGAAAAGTGCCACACTGcagaagagagacagtgaaggaTTTGGCTTTGTTCTACGAGGGGCTAAAG CTGAAACTCCCATTGAAGAGTTCACGCCGACTCCTGCATTCCCTGCCCTGCAATACCTGGAGTCAGTGGACCTGGACGGGGTAGCATGGAGGGCAGGACTACGAACAGGGGATTTCCTCATAGAG GTGAACGGAGTGAGTGTGGTAAAAGTGGGACACAGGCAGGTGGTCTCTCTGATTCGCCAGGGTGGTAGTCGTCTCCTTATGAAAGTGGTGTCAGTCACACGTAAACCTGACACTGGAGATGTTGTCCGCAAGAAAG CTCCTCCACCTCCCAAGAGAGACCCCAGCACAAGCCTCACTTTGCGCTCCAAAAGCATGACCGCAGAGCTGGAAGAGATGG CGTCAAGGAGAAGGAGGGGAG AGAAGTTGGATGAGATGCTGAGCTCACCAAAGGAGCCTGTAGTGGTGATGAGGCAACGGCCCTCAGAGGTAGACTCCAGAGCAGCCACTGTGAAACAGAGACCAACCAGCAGACGCATCACACAAGCTGAGATCAGC AACTTATTTGAGAGGCAAGGTTTTCCAGTACCTGCAGGAGTGTCTCTAGCTGTGGACAAAAGTCACATGCAACTGCCCCGAGGGATGTCCAGAACAAAATCATTTG GTGCACCAGAAGATGAGAGAATATCTGCTTTAATTGGGGAGCATCGATTCCCAAGAAGCTCTTCAATGACTGACAGCTTCCGACAAGATAGTATCCCGCCTCCTCCACAAACCgcccctcctccccctccaACGCCGTACTTTTTAGATTCGGGCCCTCCCCCATCTTTCTTGCCACCTCCACCCCCAACACGCACGGCCAATCAGACCCGCTCGAGCTTCCGGCCTGGGGCAGAACCCAAGCTCCATGGTCCTGTCACAACAGACCGCCAGCGTAAAGCTCGCTCTATGATTATCCTTCAGGACACTGCCCACCTGCCAGTAGAGCCTGCCCCCATTCCCCGGCCAGCAACACCTACCTCTGGGGCTGCTCCTCCTGAGCGTGGTCGTAGGCGTGGCCAGCCTGTGGAGAATCCGTATGCCAATGTGGGCCGCTTGAGTGCAGTATATACCCCTGCAAAGCCTCAACGCAGAAAGAGCCCATTGGTCAAACAAGGCCAAGTGGAGGAGGGTGCCCAGACTGCAAGAGATCCCTCTCCTCTAGGAGGAGCACGAATCCCCCACAGCAGCCGAGCTGAGCAGTTCCAGCAGCAAGTGCTCTCTGAGAGGGCCAGGATCACACCCCCAGGGGCACGTCGCAGGCCCAGTGTGTTCCTCTCTGTGGAGGGGGGTGCCACAGAACCTCAAACCACCCCTTTGCTGTCCCAGTCACATTCGGTGGATGAGCTAGCAGAGCTGCCTCCACCGGCACCCATGCTGTCACCTGGACCACCACCAGGGGGCTCCACCTTTATTCATCCTCTCACAGGACGGCCTCTGGACCCCTCTTCTCCCTTAGCACTTGCACTGGCCGCACGAGAGCGTGCCCTCAGCGGTCGGACCACCCCCACGCCCACGCCCACTCCTTCGCCATCACCCACTCAGGGCAGAGCAGTCGAGAGACCAGAAACAGAAGGAGGTGTCACACCCCCAGCTGCTCTTGAGGCCTCATCTTCTGACACCTGGAGGGAGGAGCCTGTCAGCATTACTACAGATACGGCTAGTCAGGTTACAAGCGGCAGCCCGGGATCTGGGAGAAGTTTGGAGGAGACATTGGTGCCGCCAACTGTGCAGATTGTCCAGCCAGCGCTTATGGATACGGAGCACAGCCAGCCTGCAGTTCCACCTTCCATGCCTTCACCCGCCCCAACCCTCTCAAACCTGGCGGGACGGAGCATGACCATGAGTTCAGAGGAAGAAGCCGAGCCCTACACAGTTACCTTGCCCCCAGCACTGCTGTCATCCAGTGACGAAGAAACCAGAGAGGAGCTCCGCAAGATTGGCATTGTACCTCCACCTCAACCCTTCGCCAATGGCCTtctaataaaggaaacacccaAAGCCACTCTCAGCATTTCTCCAGGGGCGTCACGGCCTTCCATAGCAAAGACGTCTTCTGGCAAAGCAAGCGATTCCACAGCAGACTCTGGCGTTGAGGACCCCCACATGGAGACTACAAGTACTGTTTCTACAGTCTCCAGCATGTCCACTTTGTCCTCGGAGAGCACGGACTCAGCTCATGCCAGCAAGCCACGTTGTGGGGTGGGGCGTGGCCGCCCCGCCCATCTCAGGGACCCACTGCTTAAACAGTCATCAGATAGCGAGCTGCTTCCACACCCGCCGAGCACAGGCCCTGCCCGCCCACGCTACCTGTTCCAAAGACGTTCCAAACTCTGGGGTGAGGAGCCCAGGGCTCAGGTCGGCATAGGTGATGATAGTAGGCCTGCTGCAATGGGGGCAGAGTTACTGAGTAAAGACACACATTCTTTAGGGGAGGAGCCACCAATGGGAGCACCACTTGACCCTGGCCGGAGATCACCCGTGGGCGGCGCCAG GCTCTTCAGCAGCCTTGGGGAACTCCACACCATCTCTCAGAGGAACTACGGCACTACTTTCACCATCCGTCCCGGCAGCCGCTATCCAGTGACCCGCAGGACGCCCAGTCCTGGAGCCACCCCGGAACGGAGCGAGCCTCTAGGGCCCGTGCGCACTTTTGGcccccaccatcaccaccaccaccacaccatTCTCAAGTCGTCCAGCCTGAGCCTGCCGCAGGAACCCAAGGAGGTGCGCTTTGTCATGCGGAGTGCCAGTGCCCGTGCCCGCAGCCGCTCACCTTCCCCGTCGCCCTGCGCCTCCCCTTGCCCCTCCCCGGTACTGGGTGCTCCGCTTCTGGCCTTGCGGCCCTTCAGACAGCGCCCTCTGGCACTGTGGAGCAAGTATGATGTGGGCGAGTGGTTAGAAAGCGTGGGACTAGGGGAGCATCGAGCTCGCTTCTTGGAGCATGAGATCGAAGGCGCCCATCTGCCCGCCCTCACAAAGGACGACTTGGCGGAACTGGGAGTGACACGGGTGGGCCACAGGATGAACATAGAGCGTGCACTCAAACAGCTGTTGGAGAGCTCAGGAGCATGA